A part of Palaemon carinicauda isolate YSFRI2023 chromosome 8, ASM3689809v2, whole genome shotgun sequence genomic DNA contains:
- the LOC137645424 gene encoding uncharacterized protein, whose amino-acid sequence MSFCSLHPLWSIKSFSHWRSTPLPHGRVMQGLRIPSVAGASNSSEGEARKKHHWTRERSRRRNSRSRSSSHHGKRRSRFPRRKFRRSRSPGEDWVVIPRSKLLDLTSVPSTSRWRPRDRSPERFTSSHKLEPRKDSASLNSADRRKTAKVPTNNAQRRESPLRSGSLVSPSKVAPQRLEKE is encoded by the coding sequence ATGAGTTTCTGCAGCCTACACCCTCTGTGGTCCATCAAGTCGTTCAGTCACTGGCGCTCCACACCCCTGCCCCACGGACGGGTTATGCAGGGTCTTCGGATTCCATCGGTAGCAGGGGCCTCAAATTCCTCGGAAGGTGAAGCCCGGAAGAAACACCATTGGACGCGTGAGAGGTCCCGTAGAAGGAATTCCCGTTCTCGCTCAAGCTCTCACCACGGAAAAAGACGATCCAGGTTCCCCAGGAGGAAATTTAGGAGGAGCAGATCTCCGGGTGAAGATTGGGTGGTCATTCCCCGCAGTAAGCTCTTGGACCTTACTTCGGTCCCGAGCACTTCGCGTTGGCGCCCTAGAGACAGGTCTCCTGAAAGGTTCACCTCCAGCCACAAGCTCGAACCACGGAAGGACTCGGCCTCGCTGAACTCAGCGGACAGGCGTAAGACCGCTAAGGTCCCGACAAACaacgcccagcggagggagtcgccccttcggtcgggCAGCCTCGTCTCGCCCTCCAAAGTAGCGCCTCAGCGCCTGGAAAAGGAGTGA